One Williamsia phyllosphaerae genomic window, CCGTGCCCGGAGCCCGCCGCGCCGCCGGCCGACGGCGGCAACGCGCCCTGGCGCATTTGCTCGAGCTGCGACCGCGCCGCCATCTGCTGGGCGAACAGTGCCGTCTGGATGCCGTGGAAGAGGCCCTCCAGCCATCCGACGAGCTGGGCCTGCGCGATGCGCAGTTCCGCGTCGGACGGGGTGGAGTCGTCGGTGAAGGGCAGCGCCAGCCGCTCGAGCTCCTCGCGCAGCTCCGGTGCGAGACCGCCCTCGAGCTCGCGGATGGACGACTGGTGGATCTCCTTGAGCCGATTGCGGCTGGCGTCGTCGAGAGGAGCGGCTCGCACCTCCTCCAACAGCTGCTTGATCATGGTGCCGATGCGCATGACCTTGGCCGGCTGCTCCACCATGTCGCTGAGACCGCCCGACTTGTCGCCCTCGGCGTCCGACGATCCGGTGGGCCCC contains:
- a CDS encoding bacterial proteasome activator family protein; amino-acid sequence: MTSGAFGSAAERDQTGGSGLAGSGSGDDGIVVMGPTGSSDAEGDKSGGLSDMVEQPAKVMRIGTMIKQLLEEVRAAPLDDASRNRLKEIHQSSIRELEGGLAPELREELERLALPFTDDSTPSDAELRIAQAQLVGWLEGLFHGIQTALFAQQMAARSQLEQMRQGALPPSAGGAAGSGHGVPGTGQYL